TCTACCTAAACAAAGATTAAATTATTAGTATTCCATTTTACAGCTAGATTGTTTTAGGACGTTTGGGATAAATGAACTGCTGAACATGAGCTCGTATTAAACCCTAATATCCAAATAACCCAAATAAAGATCACTTACAGAGACTTCTGAGAGACACTGTAAATATTATCAGTGGCATCACAGCACCATCTTCTGCTGAAACAAGGAATTAGATTGTGTAAAAAACACACCGCAACACTAAGGATTTTCTTccataaaatattcaatatgaAAAagcaattatatttatatttattagattGTATATGACATGCTGGCTTCAcaatggtcttttttttttttacttgacaacataaaatgaagtcattttccatttctgaatgtcaacatttttcttaaaatgaacattacTTTGCATTTCAAGGCACATTTATAGCAAAAACATTATTCGTTGCCATCTCCTTGGTAACTGACCGTTTATAATGCTTCGTACACAAAAGGTCAACATTTACAGCTTAATCCTGACAACATTACAGAAGTTTAAGCATTTGTgtttaccattttttttttttttatcaattaaaaaaaaaaatcatgtggtTTTATTCCCCAGCATTAGGTCTCGCCACATTTCAGTGCTTTGCTTCATAATCAAATAAAGAACCTCACTCTTCATAAGTCAAATCGATTGACAAAAGAAACAAGGACTAGTGTACGCTTTCTTTGATTGCCTTCCATAAAGTATTATTCCCGCCCAAACTTGGTGAAAGTGCGCCACGTCCGCGCGACGCTCTGCAAGAAATACAAGTTAACTAAaatactgtggaaaaaaaaaaaaaactctctctcatcttcagTCACAAAAAGGCGACGTCCGATACTGATACCGATGCTAAAGATGTAGCAAAGAACATTAATCGTTTTCCTGTGCAGAATCGTTATTGAAAATGTTTAAGACCCCTTTTTAAAAATCCTGAACACTTAAGTATGGTTTAGCATTGTCCTGATTCTCTGTCTGAGCGTAGGAGCTGTGAAAAATCCAGCTAAATGCACAGGAGGATTTAATCTTAAAGGTCGCAAGTATTCACTGAATACCAGAATAATCCGCAGGAAGGCTCCAGAGAATCAGTGGGTCTCAGTGTCACTGCTGCTTCGGAAGAGGCCTTCTAAATAACAGGATGTGCGGTTCTGGAAGGACaggggggggggagaaaaagaggaagtgactttcttttaataataaataaataaataaaataataaatctgcaCGTCATGTCAACAAATTTCTCATCAAGTAAAACCAGTACAACATACAGGGCTAAGTGATGTGATACGATGGAAAGAGCTGATGTTTCAGACATTTGTTCTCATTATGATCGAGTCTGTTTATATTATACCTTAAATGAATTTACCCTCTTTCTTTGTAAATATACGGCTAAATATTTACgggtaaatgtaaatacacagaCGATTAACCATAACACCTATTTGTGATTTTCCCCCAAACTGCTGACAGAAAGATGGAACCAACACGTTCCAGCATGGTAATGCCCTTGCAGCTTCATGAAGCACCAAGTTTGTAAAGGAAGAACTTGAATGAACCCCACTGAATAATTTTTGGGATGATCTGTAACCCCGAATACAcccccagacctcctcatttGACGttagagtctgatctcactaaagctctcgtggctgaatgaatgaatgaatgcatgcaaATCCTTACAGCCACACACCAACATCTAATGGAAAGTCTTCCCAGAACAGTAGAACTTATAACagtaatcaatcaataaataaataagatattcaacaagcacatatgggtgtcaCACTCAGTcgtccaccaaaaaaaaaaaggtttcatcaCGCGTGACAAGGAAAGGAGTTAAACAAATTAATCTTGTATACAGAAAACTAAATATTCAGTATCTCAATGCTGACTTGCTACTGACCAGGATCGTGAATCATGTAATGCACCCATCCGAGGGATTGCTGAACACCAAGCCTCCTCCATTCGTCTTCAGACATCAGGTGGGACTTGGGCACTTGCTTGGCCAACTCGCGTGGCAAAACGACATGCCTGGCATACGAAAAAGTTTCAGAGCACAATTAATTATTCATACTCTGATTCTGACCGTGacaaaaacagagcaaacaaaGACTAGGTTAAATATGTAACGTCATACGGGATATAATTTTAGTATCTATTTAAATAACCGATGTTTTAAAGCCTACTAATTTAACGATTACATTTGACACAATGATTAGACCTTGAACTCCAGATTCAGGTGTTTGTTCGACTCATTGGATGTTTTAATtagacagggaaaaaaaaaaaaaaaaagacgtccCCTCTTTTGTCACGTTTTTGCATTCCGTTGgtaaaatgtcaacattttgCAGATCTGAAGCAGTTTTTTAAACAAGTATTTTACATCTAATGTGCATCCCACAGTTTGAATACAGTAGCACGATGTGCCAAGACAAACAGAGCTGATAAAAGGTTGAAACACAGGTTGAGTGTTATCCTGGATCAGACATTTTCTGCTCTGATCTgttgtgagtagtgtgtgtgtgtgtgcacgctggTGATCACGAAGATCCTGTAGATGAACAAACCGTAAACAACTGTCAGAAATACAATCCTGAATTTCCTTTCCACTGCTTATCTTTTTTTAACctatccagagattgtaccagctccagttgggttccgtgtcatgaagattcagaccttcattgagaagagtccaaccctgtgaggatcctaaacatgttccagctccagttggttTTTGCTTCATGAAGTACTCGGtctaagagaagatgccaactccatgtggtctatgaggacaacaacctcctgatCAATACACCACTTTCAAACTGTATCTGActttagaaaggacattattcataataaacatctctggtgtttataacagtttataaatcacaccctacggtgtcacccaaatgaggatgaggttcacttttgagtctggttcctctcaaggtttcttccccttccatcaagggagtttttcctcactagagtcacctcaggcttgttcattagagataaatacaaacacattaaaatataagtctaatattaatcttgaacttttgtataatattaaactttttgtactacatTTCTTACgttctgttaagctgctttgagacaacgtccaatattaaagtgttatacaaataaatttaaattgaattgaatcaaattAGTGAcaagtttttattcatttgaagaTAAATAGTCTCAAACGTCCGACTTGTTACCTCAAACGTCCGACTTGTTACCTCAAACGTCCGACTTGTTACCTCAAACGTCCGACTTGTTACCTCAAACGTCCGACTTGTTACCTCAAACGTCCGACTTGTTACCTCAAACGTCCGACTTGTTACCTCAAACGTCCGACTTGTTACCTCAAACGTCCGACTTGTTACCTCAAACGTCCGACTTGTGAtatttctcaattttttttgtatacttTACCACAAAACACTGTCTGCTTCTCCAAAAGTATCGCGATATGATCTCCCTGAGTATCGAGATATGACCTTTTTCCCTCAGATTTGTTCAGCTGCACATCAAAGGGCCGCGTGACGCCTCAGCACCATGTAGCACAAACCGAGGgtgtaaaaaaaacttacaaATTCGACCTTAGACTTTTACTTAGCGATATTTTACTACATACAAACTTGTTAGTCAAACTTGTTCGTCTTCTTTTCCTCACTTCCAGGGGAGAAAAGTTTCACCTCAGTGGAGAGAAAGTTTACTATTTAGCCTGTTAGCTGCTACATAGCTAAGGCTATTAAACTAAGCACAGTTAGCCTGACTTTATTTACCTGTACTCGTAGAGGTCGTCGGTGTATTTATCTGAGTAGTAGATTTGTTTATGAGCCATGGCGCGTGCGCTAAACAAACTAAATCACCTCAGCATTAACGTTCTCTATGGAATGTTCTCGTCCAGCCGCACGAGCGCTttgcaaaaaagaaaacttttttgaATGCGCGATTAAAATGAGATTTCGCTTGTCTGATTGGCTAGAAGGAACCACGTGACGTAAACGCCGCCACTGAGCACGCGCACTTCCAAAGCGCCCTACGTAGTGCACTGAGTTTATTTGTAATTCAGCCCCTAAGTGTGCGTTTAAATAAACCCCGCCCCTTTTGCATGGATTGGCCAATGAAACGGACACCATGTCAATACCCTCCTACCTCTGAAGGCTCCCTATGTAGGGATCGAAAGTAACGGTCATTTAGAACGCGCTTGTCGCACAATTTATACGTAATCACTAAgctcaataaaaaataatggctAAGAAAGGTtcatatttataatgtttttagtTAGGACACAATTttgcaattattttaaaagcattacACTGAgtcaatgtaaacaaaaaaacaaccaaaggtgttgtttctttgtttctttgtttgtttgtttcttgtttgttagattcattgttgtttgtttgtttgatgtttgtttgtttgtttgtttgttttattgttgtttgtttgttttatttttgtttgtttgtttgattgttgttttttgtttgattgttgtttggttgattgattgattgattgttgtttgttttttgtttgtttgattgttttattgttgtttgtttgtttgattgattgattgattgttgtttgtttgtttgtttgtttgtttactctgAAACCGTAAATGATTATGTCTcttgttattaaatatttacactgaAATATCACACCATTTGCACATTATACACTGGGATATTCAtatataacaattttattaaaaagacaaaacattacCTTGATtcaaaaggaggaaaaaaaggtatgtatatttgtttgtCCTTATTTGAATTCCCACCTTtataaaacatgacaaactgaCAGGTATGGAAATGAAATttggtttatttacttttcacaGCTTGTATTAAAGACTTGGACGATCCACTGAAaggttattaaaatatttacatgttaaATACGAAAGTTTTTAACCGTAACAGGCAGTGAGTTTGTGAACATATACCGATCAAGGTTTTTTAACTTCTAGcatgaattttttaaaaattttgatGCTGGAATTCCTACAGTCTCATTTATCCGCCTCAACCTCATCATACAGGAGATCCAGCTGAATCTGTAGTAGTAAAGCTGGTGCAGTAGTAAAGCCGGAGCTCTCTGTATCCTCTCTTCCTTTAGATGAGCATTGCTGAGGTATGGGGGCAGATTCGCTTGCCTCCTGTTGGCTGATTTGCACGTAGTCTTGGGCATCTACTGAGGCCTTTTCTCCTTTAACTGTGGTGGATAAAGAAATGTTATcacttccttctctttcttttggGTTCACGTCTTTGTGTCCGTCTTCCTCAGGCACCTCTACTGGAAGTAATGGAGTCAGCTCCAGGAAGGGCTT
This genomic interval from Tachysurus vachellii isolate PV-2020 chromosome 17, HZAU_Pvac_v1, whole genome shotgun sequence contains the following:
- the zgc:86839 gene encoding cyclin-dependent kinases regulatory subunit 2-like, yielding MAHKQIYYSDKYTDDLYEYRHVVLPRELAKQVPKSHLMSEDEWRRLGVQQSLGWVHYMIHDPEPHILLFRRPLPKQQ